One Candidatus Saccharimonadales bacterium genomic window carries:
- a CDS encoding PIF1 family DEAD/DEAH box helicase, with protein sequence MKQELALEVMLSGESVLLTGPAGAGKTYVLNRFIKLAKAGGKHVSVTATTGLAATHLGGTTIHSWAGIGVLDYIPQGYAEHLAKGRREIIEKTDVLVIDEISMLHDYRLDMVDEVCRLVRRKDEPFGGIQLIMSGDFFQLPPINKGDGRSGGFVVHSRVWQELDPTICYLEEQHRQDDEQLLGILNALRDGDIRRHHAEALLERVDQQPPEDAVLTELHTVNIDVDTLNDRKLDELPGDELFYTQATTGAANYVESLGRSVLAPEVLRLKKGALVMAVKNAQDRRYANGSIGTVIDFEPATEYPIVEFRNGKTVTMMPDTWELRDGDKKRASISQIPLRLAWAITVHKSQGMTLDAARIDLRKAFVEGMGYVALSRVKNLRNLYLSGINRMALAISEDAQNIDEKLHVRAAADVKKFAYLNEKAVERAKHPEKKTKTKNGLSSWAEKIEKMRETYPNAYKPWQPNDDETLKQDFQNGVSVKELSEKLGRHEGSIIMRLQKHFGEDVVAT encoded by the coding sequence ATGAAGCAAGAGCTCGCATTGGAGGTGATGCTTTCGGGGGAAAGCGTACTATTAACCGGGCCTGCCGGTGCAGGTAAAACCTATGTTCTTAATAGGTTTATTAAGCTTGCCAAAGCAGGCGGAAAACACGTTTCGGTAACCGCTACAACAGGCCTTGCGGCCACCCACCTTGGAGGCACCACAATTCACTCTTGGGCGGGTATTGGTGTGCTCGACTATATTCCGCAAGGATATGCCGAACATCTTGCAAAAGGCCGCCGTGAGATCATTGAAAAAACGGATGTACTAGTGATAGATGAGATCAGTATGCTTCATGACTATCGATTGGACATGGTAGACGAAGTCTGCCGGTTAGTACGCCGCAAGGATGAACCGTTTGGTGGTATTCAACTTATTATGAGTGGAGATTTCTTTCAATTGCCGCCAATTAATAAGGGCGACGGACGATCTGGTGGCTTTGTCGTGCATTCGCGTGTATGGCAAGAGCTAGATCCCACCATCTGCTATCTGGAAGAGCAGCACCGTCAGGATGATGAGCAACTTCTTGGGATTTTGAACGCGCTTCGTGATGGCGATATACGACGCCACCATGCCGAAGCACTTTTAGAGCGAGTAGATCAGCAGCCGCCGGAAGATGCAGTTTTGACCGAGCTTCATACGGTAAATATTGATGTGGATACGCTCAATGATCGTAAGCTTGATGAGCTCCCGGGTGACGAACTTTTTTATACGCAGGCAACTACAGGCGCCGCCAATTATGTAGAAAGTCTGGGCCGCTCCGTATTGGCACCTGAGGTTCTTCGGCTGAAAAAAGGTGCGTTGGTTATGGCGGTGAAAAACGCTCAGGATCGTCGCTATGCCAATGGAAGTATTGGTACGGTTATCGACTTTGAGCCGGCAACCGAATATCCCATTGTTGAGTTTCGTAATGGTAAAACCGTCACCATGATGCCTGATACTTGGGAGCTCCGTGATGGCGATAAAAAACGGGCAAGTATTAGTCAAATTCCGCTTCGTCTTGCCTGGGCAATCACAGTCCATAAAAGTCAGGGTATGACGCTCGATGCGGCCCGGATTGATCTAAGAAAAGCCTTCGTTGAAGGTATGGGATATGTGGCGCTAAGCCGGGTAAAAAATTTGCGCAACCTGTATCTAAGTGGTATTAACCGAATGGCGCTTGCTATCAGTGAAGACGCGCAGAATATTGATGAAAAGCTCCATGTACGGGCCGCAGCGGATGTAAAGAAATTTGCCTACTTGAATGAAAAAGCGGTCGAGCGGGCTAAGCATCCGGAGAAGAAAACGAAAACAAAAAATGGCTTGTCATCCTGGGCAGAAAAGATCGAAAAAATGCGTGAGACATACCCGAACGCGTATAAGCCTTGGCAGCCAAATGATGATGAAACACTCAAACAGGATTTTCAAAATGGTGTTAGCGTAAAAGAGCTTAGCGAAAAACTGGGTCGCCACGAGGGAAGCATCATAATGCGCTTGCAGAAACATTTCGGCGAAGATGTTGTGGCAACTTAG
- a CDS encoding inositol monophosphatase family protein has protein sequence MIDEMKKAARQAGAFMLLTNERSHTEKTNAKDFVTVADIKSQDILRKSLSDAYPDAMILSEEDDEEARRQLFENDFTGFVLDPIDGTYNFKRDMRESAISIGYIEKGEAMCGVILDPYKDELYEVELGKGAFRNGEKISVSNQANLVGASVATSNSYDDAAMARNLKRHLAIYEQEGIMPWTSCPGSGVLIMAWVACGRIDAYHHNGLKPWDNAAAFLLVREAGGQVLTLEGEQAPFTSSSTLMGNTQIINLLSGVFKAVPDFL, from the coding sequence ATGATCGATGAGATGAAAAAAGCCGCACGACAGGCAGGGGCTTTTATGCTACTAACAAATGAACGAAGCCATACTGAAAAAACGAATGCTAAGGATTTTGTGACAGTGGCTGATATTAAGTCACAGGATATACTTCGCAAATCACTCTCGGATGCCTATCCAGATGCGATGATCCTTTCTGAAGAAGATGATGAAGAAGCACGTCGCCAGCTTTTTGAAAATGACTTTACGGGTTTTGTGCTTGACCCTATTGACGGTACTTACAATTTTAAACGTGACATGCGTGAGTCGGCGATTTCTATCGGATATATTGAAAAAGGAGAAGCGATGTGTGGAGTTATTCTTGATCCATACAAAGACGAACTTTACGAAGTGGAGCTGGGCAAAGGGGCGTTTCGCAACGGCGAAAAAATCTCTGTAAGTAATCAGGCCAATTTGGTAGGGGCGAGTGTCGCAACGAGTAATAGCTATGACGATGCTGCGATGGCGCGTAATTTAAAACGGCATCTCGCAATCTATGAGCAGGAAGGAATAATGCCCTGGACAAGCTGCCCTGGGAGCGGTGTGCTTATTATGGCCTGGGTGGCGTGCGGTCGCATAGATGCCTATCATCACAATGGGCTGAAGCCCTGGGATAATGCTGCTGCGTTTCTCCTTGTTCGTGAGGCAGGCGGCCAGGTACTGACGCTTGAAGGAGAACAAGCACCATTTACTTCATCAAGCACGCTAATGGGCAATACACAGATCATTAATCTATTGAGTGGTGTATTTAAGGCTGTTCCTGATTTTCTGTAA
- a CDS encoding DNA alkylation repair protein has protein sequence MLGNRMATAGDIQKALERHANAEDAIFLQRFFKTGEGQYGAGDVFIGIRVPQTRQVCRQFKDVPLDEVEILLKSPIHECRLAAVILLTNLFAKADESERKKIYEFYLTALNGGCINNWDIVDSSAEFIIGGYLFSKPKKILFTLAASNDVWHRRAAVLATFQFIKRGNATVTLELAEVLLHDPHDLIQKAVGWMLREIGKRIDRRPLLAFLDKHAYEMPRTMLRYAIEHLPPSQRKMYMQKKERL, from the coding sequence ATGCTTGGTAACAGAATGGCTACCGCAGGGGATATTCAAAAAGCACTAGAGCGTCATGCAAATGCTGAGGATGCCATCTTTTTGCAGCGATTTTTCAAAACGGGCGAGGGTCAATATGGCGCTGGCGACGTTTTTATAGGCATTCGTGTTCCTCAAACAAGGCAGGTGTGTCGTCAGTTCAAAGACGTACCTCTAGACGAAGTCGAGATCCTACTTAAGAGTCCGATTCATGAATGCCGGCTTGCGGCCGTTATTTTATTAACGAACCTATTTGCCAAGGCCGACGAGTCGGAACGTAAAAAAATTTACGAGTTCTATTTAACAGCGCTCAACGGAGGGTGTATTAACAATTGGGATATTGTGGATAGTTCAGCGGAGTTTATAATCGGCGGATATCTTTTTTCCAAACCAAAAAAAATCTTATTCACGCTCGCGGCGAGTAATGATGTGTGGCATCGACGAGCAGCGGTGTTAGCGACCTTTCAGTTTATTAAGCGTGGTAACGCAACAGTGACCTTGGAGCTGGCGGAAGTGCTGCTTCATGATCCGCACGATCTGATTCAAAAAGCAGTAGGGTGGATGCTTCGTGAGATAGGCAAACGGATCGATCGCCGGCCGCTCCTAGCTTTTTTAGACAAACACGCATATGAAATGCCGCGTACTATGCTTCGCTATGCTATCGAGCATCTTCCGCCCAGTCAACGAAAAATGTATATGCAAAAAAAGGAGAGATTATGA
- a CDS encoding flavodoxin family protein, with protein MNIPDFSGLKALYFNGTLKKSPEVSNTEGLLRASMALMEKHGVETELIRTIDHDIATGVYPDMREYGWKTDEWPEIYKKVQAADILVVCGPIWLGDNSSQTKKLIERLYANSGEYNEKGQYAYYGKVGGCIITGNEDGLKHCAMNILYSLQHIGCVIPPQADAGWIGEVGPGPSYLDKGSGGPENDFTNRNITFMAYNLMHTAKMMKDAGGLPAYGNEATAWKKGEHFGYENPEYR; from the coding sequence ATGAACATACCCGACTTTTCAGGGTTAAAAGCACTTTACTTTAACGGCACGCTTAAGAAATCTCCAGAGGTAAGCAACACAGAAGGCTTATTAAGAGCGAGTATGGCACTCATGGAAAAACATGGTGTTGAGACCGAGTTGATACGCACGATTGACCACGATATTGCCACAGGTGTTTATCCGGATATGCGCGAGTATGGCTGGAAAACTGATGAGTGGCCGGAGATCTATAAAAAAGTGCAGGCCGCCGATATTCTAGTGGTATGTGGACCGATATGGCTTGGCGATAATAGCTCGCAAACGAAAAAGTTGATTGAGCGACTTTATGCGAACTCTGGCGAATATAACGAAAAAGGGCAGTATGCTTACTACGGCAAAGTTGGCGGCTGTATTATTACGGGCAACGAAGATGGTCTGAAGCACTGTGCCATGAATATTTTATACAGCTTACAGCATATTGGTTGCGTCATTCCTCCGCAGGCCGATGCGGGCTGGATCGGAGAAGTGGGGCCAGGGCCAAGCTATCTGGATAAAGGCTCGGGCGGCCCTGAAAATGACTTCACCAACCGTAACATTACCTTTATGGCATACAATCTTATGCATACGGCCAAAATGATGAAGGATGCTGGAGGTTTGCCAGCCTATGGTAATGAAGCTACGGCCTGGAAAAAAGGTGAGCACTTTGGCTACGAAAATCCAGAGTATCGCTAA
- a CDS encoding Kiwa anti-phage protein KwaB-like domain-containing protein, translated as MEAKTPETTDIFLWANNMDGMKGDLDVEFFLFNKNYTPYSTSFGTDLNAQIKPLFLFDLINFVNMGAGTGLSVRDYELSDSEENVLLRADLAKVGRAETLIHLIEKERHDIVEFSEQEHEFKRIKGIVARFTHKNEPGKAFYAIKGISQGQVLQGSTSWEFREGKFGAFQADVGLKMPADNQVLIIGQDIFAFNPGKFEKLFNYDYKKQALADQKVEEIGKTYKLSFPDGLDLQSLVRDRKKIVNKLQKLEIGAITQEQAVEYADQMQLELMTDDAGAIIIMDGNDLDMFVNLINEDYVTSEITGKRYEIRSKKLLDEPDGEPPRG; from the coding sequence ATGGAAGCAAAAACACCAGAAACGACCGATATTTTTTTGTGGGCCAATAACATGGACGGCATGAAGGGTGACCTTGACGTTGAATTTTTCCTCTTTAATAAAAACTATACGCCGTATAGCACCAGTTTTGGTACCGATCTCAACGCGCAAATTAAGCCTTTGTTCCTCTTTGATCTGATTAACTTTGTCAATATGGGCGCGGGCACAGGGCTAAGCGTCCGAGATTATGAACTCTCCGACAGCGAAGAAAACGTATTGCTTAGAGCCGACCTCGCAAAAGTAGGTCGAGCAGAAACACTGATCCATCTGATTGAAAAAGAGCGTCACGATATTGTGGAATTTAGTGAGCAAGAGCATGAATTCAAACGCATCAAAGGTATTGTTGCAAGGTTCACACATAAGAATGAGCCAGGCAAGGCATTTTATGCAATCAAAGGAATTTCGCAGGGGCAGGTCTTGCAGGGTTCAACCTCGTGGGAGTTTCGTGAGGGCAAGTTCGGTGCGTTTCAGGCTGATGTGGGTCTAAAGATGCCGGCGGATAATCAAGTACTTATCATTGGGCAGGATATTTTTGCCTTTAACCCTGGTAAATTTGAAAAACTTTTTAACTACGACTATAAAAAACAAGCGCTGGCCGATCAAAAGGTAGAAGAAATCGGTAAAACATACAAGCTCAGTTTCCCTGATGGGCTCGATCTTCAATCGCTAGTGCGGGATCGAAAGAAAATCGTTAACAAGTTGCAAAAACTTGAAATCGGAGCGATTACGCAGGAGCAGGCTGTTGAATACGCTGATCAAATGCAACTCGAACTTATGACTGATGATGCGGGAGCGATTATTATTATGGACGGTAATGATCTTGATATGTTTGTGAACCTTATCAATGAAGATTATGTCACGAGCGAAATTACAGGAAAGCGTTACGAAATTCGCAGCAAAAAGCTGCTTGATGAGCCCGACGGTGAGCCGCCTCGAGGATAA
- a CDS encoding LssY C-terminal domain-containing protein — MIGMILRLLWRLFVGAIAIALAYVTVFLFYPYLRNHFSILITFIVLYILTAYFGLPLLVRLWKLVIRPTHLPQYAVSRDGWSSDPVNIAIVCNDEAQLRQAMEQAGWHIADKPSFKNMLREAWAIIFNQPYLTAPFSNLFLFGRKQDIGFQIQTGDPPTPRHRHHIRFWQLQSEPEKPHHHIPFWENILQIFFKGKKRQIWIGTATHDVSPFALRIQNLQITHKIDAETNKERDFVVDTLQKAGRVKRLETIAAGEPILFRGQTLGVSIVTDGTLPVIELKR; from the coding sequence ATGATTGGAATGATCTTGCGCCTACTGTGGCGGTTGTTTGTCGGAGCTATTGCCATCGCGCTGGCCTACGTTACGGTCTTTTTGTTTTACCCTTACTTACGCAACCATTTTTCTATTCTCATTACATTCATTGTGCTCTACATTCTTACAGCTTACTTCGGTTTGCCACTGCTAGTTCGCCTTTGGAAGTTGGTTATTCGCCCTACGCATTTGCCGCAATATGCCGTTTCTCGCGATGGTTGGTCAAGCGATCCGGTAAATATCGCGATTGTTTGCAACGATGAAGCACAGCTTCGCCAGGCAATGGAGCAGGCCGGATGGCATATTGCCGATAAGCCAAGCTTCAAAAATATGCTCCGTGAAGCGTGGGCGATCATTTTTAATCAACCATACCTTACTGCCCCATTTAGTAACCTCTTTCTTTTTGGCCGCAAGCAAGACATCGGCTTTCAAATCCAGACGGGCGACCCACCAACGCCGCGCCATCGTCATCACATACGCTTTTGGCAGCTACAAAGCGAGCCTGAAAAGCCTCACCATCACATACCATTCTGGGAAAATATCCTTCAAATTTTCTTTAAGGGTAAAAAGCGGCAAATATGGATCGGTACCGCAACACACGATGTCAGCCCTTTTGCGCTCCGGATTCAGAACCTTCAGATTACCCATAAAATCGACGCCGAGACCAACAAAGAGCGTGATTTCGTCGTTGATACACTTCAAAAAGCCGGCCGAGTTAAGCGATTGGAAACAATTGCGGCTGGAGAACCTATATTATTTCGCGGCCAAACGCTAGGTGTGAGTATTGTGACCGACGGTACGCTTCCTGTTATCGAACTAAAGCGCTAA
- a CDS encoding DUF1761 domain-containing protein, with protein MEVMVNWWAVILATLSSMVIGSIWYAKPVFGNAWMKMIGKSDKDLQKNGTVKPILITLVVSFLTAYILAHVTFLSNHFFHNSFLQDALSTAFWLWLGFTAARIITHDVFEGRQWRLTLMTITHELVTILVMALIIGLMRP; from the coding sequence ATGGAAGTCATGGTAAACTGGTGGGCGGTTATTTTGGCAACGCTTTCGAGCATGGTTATCGGGTCTATTTGGTATGCAAAACCTGTTTTCGGAAACGCGTGGATGAAAATGATTGGTAAATCCGACAAAGATCTCCAGAAAAATGGCACGGTAAAACCCATACTAATCACGCTCGTAGTCAGCTTTCTTACGGCGTATATTTTGGCGCATGTGACGTTTCTTTCGAATCACTTCTTCCATAATTCGTTTTTGCAAGACGCGCTTTCGACTGCGTTTTGGCTATGGCTCGGCTTTACCGCGGCACGGATTATCACCCATGATGTCTTTGAGGGTCGTCAGTGGCGCCTTACTCTCATGACGATCACTCACGAGTTAGTGACGATCTTGGTTATGGCGCTGATTATCGGCTTGATGCGTCCGTAG